From Planctomycetaceae bacterium:
GTGGGCGAGCAGACGACGATGCGAGAACTGATGGGCGCCAGCGAACCGATCCGCGCGTGGGTGGCCGCGTATCCGCTGGACGCGCGGGTGGTGGAAGGCTCGCAGAAGATCGGCGACGACGGCAGGATAACCCTCACCATCGAGGTGGAACTGGGTCCCATGTGGGAGGGTCTGCTGCGGTACCAGGACACATGCACGATCATGATCAAGTGAAGAAGCTATCCGCCATCAGGCAGGCTGTCGCAACCGAGAGCTGATGACTGAGACGATAGCTGTTCTTTTGGAGAAACTCATGGACTACCAGGTTGGCGGCGTCGGCAGAGTGATCGTCATGCGCGGGTTCGAGGGCGAGGACGTCTACCAGGAGATCGAAGGGCTCGCCCGGCGCGAGGGCGTCAAGAGCGCCGCGGTGCTGGTGGTGGGGGGGCTGCGAAAGGGCAAGGTGGTGGTCGGTCCCAAGGACCCCAACGGCCCCATCGAGCCGCTGTACAAGGAGTTCAACGATGCCCGCGAGATCGCCGGCGTCGGGACCCTTTTCTGCGACGAAACCGGACCCAAACTGCATCTTCACGGCGCTATCGGCCGAGGCGATGAGGCGATCAACGGTTGTCCCCGTGGCGGGGCGACGGTCTTCTGCGTTCTGGAAGTAGTGATGATCGAGATAACCGGAACGACCGCCTGCCGCGCTCCAGACCCGCAATTGGCCCTGAAGCTGCTCAATTTCGCATAGCCTGAATATCGCGAGAATCGCGTGTGATCCCGATTAGCGGCGGGGCTTGCCCCGCGCGTTCTGCAGCACGATCTGCCTTTACGCGCCTCTTGGCCAGGTTCTTGCTGCGAAATGAA
This genomic window contains:
- a CDS encoding DUF296 domain-containing protein gives rise to the protein MDYQVGGVGRVIVMRGFEGEDVYQEIEGLARREGVKSAAVLVVGGLRKGKVVVGPKDPNGPIEPLYKEFNDAREIAGVGTLFCDETGPKLHLHGAIGRGDEAINGCPRGGATVFCVLEVVMIEITGTTACRAPDPQLALKLLNFA